One Streptomyces sp. ML-6 genomic region harbors:
- a CDS encoding MBL fold metallo-hydrolase: MAEQTGHPLPGTGRPQPVRGEIAAPRPLGEVRDWPRSFADRLTAPLPGVMGMSRLARERALRPNAEGLRGIQRLPYAPEPLPDVPPGATSVTWAGHASWVVRTGGLTVLTDPVWSRRILGTPARITPVGIRWNDLPPVDAVVISHNHYDHLDAPTLRRLPGDTPLFVPAGLGRWCRRRHFTRVTELDWWESAELDGVRFSFVPAHHWSKRTLTDTCRSLWGGWIIDAPGPGGRRIHFAGDTGYGHWFGEIGSRYPGIDLTLLPIGAYEPRWWLGDVHTDPEEAVQAYEDLGARAMAPMHWATFLLSAEPVLEPLTRLRTAWQRAGHPRDRLWDLPVGGSRLLEPAPRPISG; encoded by the coding sequence ATGGCGGAACAGACCGGGCACCCCCTCCCCGGCACCGGGCGTCCGCAGCCGGTGCGCGGCGAGATCGCCGCACCGCGTCCGCTCGGCGAGGTCCGGGACTGGCCCAGAAGCTTCGCCGACCGGCTCACCGCCCCCCTCCCTGGTGTCATGGGCATGTCCCGACTGGCGCGGGAGCGGGCCCTGCGGCCCAACGCGGAGGGACTGCGCGGCATCCAGCGGCTCCCGTACGCCCCCGAGCCCCTGCCGGACGTCCCACCGGGGGCCACGTCCGTCACCTGGGCCGGGCACGCCAGCTGGGTCGTCCGCACCGGCGGCCTCACCGTGCTCACCGACCCCGTCTGGTCCCGGCGCATCCTCGGCACCCCGGCCAGGATCACCCCGGTCGGCATCCGCTGGAACGACCTGCCGCCCGTGGACGCCGTCGTCATCAGCCACAACCACTACGACCACCTCGACGCCCCCACCCTGCGCAGGCTTCCCGGGGACACCCCGCTGTTCGTCCCCGCCGGGCTCGGCCGCTGGTGCCGCCGCCGCCACTTCACCCGCGTCACCGAACTCGACTGGTGGGAATCGGCCGAGCTGGACGGCGTCCGGTTCTCCTTCGTCCCCGCCCACCACTGGTCCAAGCGCACCCTCACCGACACCTGCCGCTCCCTGTGGGGCGGCTGGATCATCGACGCCCCCGGGCCCGGCGGGCGACGGATCCACTTCGCCGGGGACACCGGCTACGGGCACTGGTTCGGCGAGATCGGCAGCCGCTACCCCGGCATCGATCTGACCCTGCTGCCGATCGGGGCGTACGAACCGCGCTGGTGGCTCGGCGACGTGCACACCGATCCGGAGGAGGCCGTCCAGGCGTACGAGGACCTCGGCGCCCGCGCGATGGCACCGATGCACTGGGCCACCTTCCTGCTCTCCGCGGAACCCGTGCTCGAACCGCTGACCCGGCTGCGCACCGCCTGGCAACGGGCCGGCCACCCCCGGGACCGGCTCTGGGACCTGCCGGTCGGCGGCTCCCGGCTGCTGGAACCGGCGCCCCGCCCCATCAGTGGCTGA
- a CDS encoding VTT domain-containing protein yields MIQEVVGQLPPESTQQAVGYPSLFLLVAVGSLVPVVPTGALVSSAAVVALHQSSPFSSLIVFAVASAAAFLGDVCLYWLGQRGVRSRNGSKWLRALSARAAPERLAQARQKLDEHDGVVLVLSRLVPAGRIPVMLACLLGRMPLRRFARGDVPACLAWAATYQLIGVLGGWLFPEPWQGVAAAVGLTLLVGGAPAVWRRMRVRFSH; encoded by the coding sequence GTGATCCAGGAGGTGGTGGGGCAGCTGCCCCCGGAGTCGACGCAGCAGGCGGTCGGCTATCCGTCCCTGTTCCTGCTGGTGGCGGTGGGCTCGCTGGTGCCGGTGGTGCCGACGGGCGCGTTGGTGAGTTCGGCCGCGGTGGTGGCGCTGCACCAGTCGTCGCCGTTCTCGTCGCTGATCGTCTTCGCGGTGGCGTCGGCCGCGGCGTTCCTCGGCGATGTCTGCCTGTACTGGCTCGGGCAGCGCGGGGTGCGGTCGCGGAACGGTTCGAAGTGGCTCCGGGCGCTCAGCGCCCGGGCCGCCCCGGAGCGGCTGGCGCAGGCGCGGCAGAAGCTGGACGAGCACGACGGGGTGGTGCTGGTGCTGTCCCGGCTGGTGCCGGCGGGGCGGATTCCGGTGATGCTGGCCTGTCTGCTGGGGCGGATGCCGCTGCGCCGGTTCGCGCGCGGCGACGTGCCGGCGTGCCTGGCGTGGGCGGCGACGTACCAGCTGATCGGGGTCCTGGGCGGTTGGCTGTTCCCCGAGCCGTGGCAGGGGGTGGCCGCGGCGGTGGGTCTGACGCTGCTGGTCGGCGGGGCGCCCGCGGTGTGGCGCAGGATGCGGGTGCGGTTCAGCCACTGA
- the ligA gene encoding NAD-dependent DNA ligase LigA: protein MGAMTNSAVVLADAAAYAAAVEEASQAAAAYYATGESTLDDDAYDRLVRGIAAYEQEHPQEVLADSPTGKVAGGAATGDVPHTVPMLSLDNVFSAEQFVTWTASLERRIGRPVAAWSVEPKLDGLAVAARYRAGRLEQLITRGDGTAGEDVSHAIGTVVGLPGELAEPVTIELRGEILMTNEQFEQANTVRTEHGGTPFANPRNGAAGTLRAKDRAYTVEMTFFAYGALPLPDSGELTDTLAELPHSEVLAYVAGLGVHTAADTDVAPRTVTTVEEVQSRVEEVAALRASLPFGIDGIVIKADLAADQREAGSGTRAPRWAIAYKLPAVEKVTRLLGVEWNVGRTGIIAPRAVLEPVEIDGSTVSYATLHNPADITRRDLRLGDRVMVYKAGDIIPRIEAPVAHLRTGDEKPIEFPEACPQCGSEIDTSEQRWRCVRGRSCRLVASVSYAAGRDQLDIEGLGATRVVQLVEAGLVADFADLFTLDREQLLGLDRMGETSTDNLLAAIETARTQPLSRVFCALGVRGTGRSMSRRIARYFADMDRIRAADEEELQRVDGIGKEKAAGVVAELVELAPLIEKLVAAGVNMTEPGATPPPAPGEESEQTADAAADGAGGLPLDGMTVVVTGAMTGALEKLSRNEMNELIERAGGKSSSSVSKRTTLLVAGEKAGAKRTKAEDLGIRIAAPDEFAELLAGFLPSEV, encoded by the coding sequence ATGGGGGCCATGACGAACTCAGCTGTTGTGCTCGCCGATGCCGCCGCCTACGCCGCCGCGGTCGAAGAGGCCTCGCAGGCCGCCGCCGCGTACTACGCCACGGGCGAGAGCACACTCGACGACGACGCCTACGACCGGCTGGTGCGGGGGATCGCCGCGTACGAGCAGGAGCACCCGCAGGAGGTGCTGGCGGACTCGCCGACCGGCAAGGTGGCGGGCGGCGCCGCGACCGGGGACGTGCCGCACACGGTGCCGATGCTGTCCCTGGACAACGTCTTCTCGGCCGAACAGTTCGTCACGTGGACGGCGTCGCTGGAGCGCCGGATAGGCCGCCCCGTCGCCGCCTGGAGCGTGGAGCCGAAGCTCGACGGACTGGCCGTCGCGGCGCGCTACCGGGCGGGCCGCCTGGAACAGCTGATCACCCGGGGCGACGGCACCGCGGGCGAGGACGTCTCGCATGCGATCGGCACCGTGGTCGGCCTCCCCGGAGAGCTCGCCGAGCCGGTGACGATCGAGCTGCGCGGCGAGATCCTCATGACGAACGAGCAGTTCGAGCAGGCCAACACCGTGCGCACGGAGCACGGCGGCACCCCCTTCGCCAACCCGAGGAACGGCGCGGCGGGCACCCTGCGCGCCAAGGACCGCGCGTACACGGTGGAGATGACGTTCTTCGCCTACGGGGCCCTGCCGCTGCCCGACTCCGGGGAACTGACCGACACCCTCGCCGAACTCCCGCACAGCGAGGTCCTGGCGTACGTCGCCGGGCTCGGCGTGCACACCGCCGCGGACACGGACGTGGCGCCGCGCACGGTGACCACCGTCGAGGAGGTGCAGAGCCGGGTCGAGGAGGTCGCCGCCCTGCGCGCCTCGTTGCCGTTCGGCATCGACGGCATCGTGATCAAGGCCGACCTCGCCGCCGACCAGCGCGAGGCCGGTTCCGGGACCAGGGCCCCGCGCTGGGCCATCGCGTACAAGCTGCCCGCCGTCGAGAAGGTCACCCGGCTCCTCGGCGTCGAGTGGAACGTGGGCCGGACCGGCATCATCGCCCCGCGCGCCGTGCTGGAGCCGGTCGAGATCGACGGCTCGACCGTCAGCTACGCCACGCTGCACAACCCCGCCGACATCACCCGCCGCGACCTGCGCCTGGGCGACCGGGTGATGGTCTACAAGGCGGGCGACATCATCCCCCGGATCGAGGCGCCGGTCGCCCATCTGCGGACCGGCGACGAGAAGCCCATCGAGTTCCCCGAGGCGTGCCCGCAGTGCGGCTCCGAGATCGACACCAGCGAGCAGCGCTGGCGCTGTGTGCGGGGCCGCAGCTGCCGCCTGGTCGCCTCCGTCTCGTACGCGGCGGGCCGCGACCAGCTGGACATCGAGGGCCTCGGCGCGACCCGGGTCGTCCAGCTCGTCGAGGCCGGTCTGGTGGCCGACTTCGCCGACCTCTTCACCCTCGACCGCGAACAGCTGCTCGGCCTGGACCGGATGGGCGAGACCAGCACCGACAACCTCCTGGCCGCCATCGAGACGGCCCGGACCCAGCCGCTCTCCCGGGTCTTCTGCGCCCTGGGCGTACGCGGCACCGGCCGCTCCATGTCCCGGCGGATCGCCCGGTACTTCGCGGACATGGACCGGATCAGGGCCGCGGACGAGGAGGAGCTCCAGCGGGTCGACGGGATCGGCAAGGAGAAGGCCGCCGGCGTCGTCGCCGAGCTGGTGGAGCTGGCCCCGCTGATCGAGAAGCTGGTGGCCGCCGGGGTCAACATGACGGAACCCGGTGCGACGCCCCCGCCCGCCCCGGGCGAGGAGAGCGAGCAGACGGCGGACGCCGCCGCGGACGGGGCGGGCGGCCTCCCGCTGGACGGCATGACCGTGGTGGTCACCGGGGCCATGACCGGCGCGCTGGAGAAGCTCTCCCGCAACGAGATGAACGAGCTGATCGAGCGGGCGGGCGGCAAGTCCTCGTCCAGCGTCTCCAAGCGCACCACGCTCCTGGTCGCCGGGGAGAAGGCCGGGGCCAAGCGCACCAAGGCCGAGGACCTCGGCATCCGGATCGCCGCACCGGACGAGTTCGCCGAACTGCTCGCCGGATTCCTGCCCTCGGAGGTGTGA
- a CDS encoding alkaline phosphatase family protein, producing the protein MGDGRWRTAGSALLRVVLVWAVSTLTMLVLAGILPDFQLQSADDSTTKIAFTAAWGAGAFGLLSALVWPVLVRALLIVPALVLGLLVFFLNGSLLLVALRLVPDGRGAVAPETAVVVAAVMSAVASATSTALAVRDDNAYRRRLSRLADRRRRRSGTDAGRSGPPGTVFVQLDGVGHDVLARAAEQGLMPIVAGWLADGAGHRLTPWRTDWSSQTGASQLGILHGSNHDVPAFRWYEKETGDVMVSSRPASALELQRRAIARTRDGGLLTVDGASRGNLFSGGAEQLALVLSMAARRGKGRRSRAGYFAYFSDPANAVRTALSFVAEVFREIGQSLAARIRKDTPRIKRGGLYPFIRAFATVVERDVVVAAVIGDMFAGRTAVYADLVAYDEVAHHSGPDSRDADKVLARLDRSLALIAKVAEHTPRTYRIVLLSDHGQSPGETFAGAYGLTLKDLVRAGCGLPVSRRAQRTRSGSEARDAVRIALHRRPVEEGDAEHRTKPSDPVVLASGNLGLVSFPDIEGRASRERLDRERPALLGTLANHPGIGFLLVRSERHGSVVLGRGGEEVPVAELEDGKGPLAPFGPGAADAVRRTDTFPHVADIMVNSMYDEATGRVHAFEEQIGSHGGLGGRQSRPFLLWPADLSAPVAPGTELVGAEQVHEVLRRWLRECSGPQVPIVRSGPADEADGTVEAAG; encoded by the coding sequence GTGGGTGACGGGCGATGGCGAACGGCCGGCAGCGCCCTGTTGCGAGTGGTGTTGGTGTGGGCGGTCTCGACGCTCACGATGCTGGTGCTCGCCGGGATCCTGCCGGACTTCCAGCTCCAGTCGGCCGACGACAGCACCACCAAGATCGCGTTCACCGCGGCCTGGGGCGCCGGAGCGTTCGGTCTGCTCTCCGCCCTGGTCTGGCCGGTCCTGGTCCGGGCGCTGCTCATCGTGCCCGCGCTCGTCCTCGGGCTGCTCGTCTTCTTCCTGAACGGCTCGCTGCTGCTGGTCGCCCTCCGGCTCGTCCCGGACGGGCGCGGCGCCGTGGCGCCGGAGACGGCGGTGGTCGTCGCGGCCGTGATGTCCGCCGTCGCCTCGGCGACCTCCACCGCGCTCGCCGTCCGCGACGACAACGCCTACCGGCGCCGGCTCTCCCGGCTCGCCGACCGCCGCCGACGGCGCAGCGGCACGGACGCCGGCCGCAGCGGCCCCCCGGGCACCGTCTTCGTCCAGCTCGACGGCGTCGGCCACGACGTGCTCGCCCGCGCTGCCGAACAGGGCCTGATGCCGATCGTCGCGGGCTGGCTGGCGGACGGGGCGGGACACCGGCTCACCCCCTGGCGCACCGACTGGTCCAGCCAGACCGGGGCCAGCCAGCTCGGCATCCTGCACGGCAGCAACCACGACGTCCCCGCCTTCCGCTGGTACGAGAAGGAGACCGGCGACGTGATGGTCTCCAGCAGACCCGCGAGCGCCCTCGAACTCCAGCGCAGGGCCATCGCGCGCACCCGCGACGGCGGACTGCTCACGGTGGACGGGGCCAGCCGCGGCAACCTCTTCAGCGGAGGCGCCGAACAGCTGGCCCTGGTCCTGTCCATGGCGGCCCGGCGCGGCAAGGGCCGCCGCTCCAGGGCCGGGTACTTCGCCTACTTCTCCGATCCGGCCAACGCCGTCCGCACCGCGCTGTCCTTCGTCGCCGAGGTCTTCCGCGAGATCGGGCAGTCGCTCGCCGCCCGGATCCGGAAGGACACCCCCCGGATCAAGCGCGGCGGGCTCTACCCCTTCATCCGGGCCTTCGCGACCGTCGTCGAACGCGACGTGGTGGTGGCCGCGGTCATCGGCGACATGTTCGCCGGACGCACCGCCGTCTACGCCGACCTGGTCGCCTACGACGAGGTGGCGCACCACTCCGGGCCCGACAGCCGCGACGCGGACAAGGTCCTCGCCCGCCTGGACCGTTCGCTCGCCCTGATCGCCAAGGTCGCCGAGCACACCCCGCGCACCTACCGGATCGTGCTCCTCTCCGACCACGGGCAGAGCCCCGGGGAGACCTTCGCCGGGGCGTACGGCCTGACGCTCAAGGACCTGGTGCGGGCGGGCTGCGGGCTGCCCGTCTCCCGCCGGGCGCAGCGCACCCGCAGCGGCTCGGAGGCCCGCGACGCGGTACGGATCGCCCTGCACCGGCGGCCCGTCGAGGAGGGCGACGCGGAGCACCGCACGAAACCGTCCGACCCGGTCGTCCTCGCCTCCGGCAACCTCGGGCTCGTCTCCTTCCCCGACATCGAGGGGCGTGCCTCGCGCGAGCGGCTCGACCGGGAACGGCCCGCCCTCCTGGGGACCCTCGCCAACCACCCGGGCATCGGTTTCCTGCTGGTGCGCAGCGAGCGGCACGGATCGGTGGTGCTGGGCCGGGGCGGGGAAGAGGTCCCGGTGGCGGAACTGGAGGACGGGAAGGGGCCGCTGGCCCCTTTCGGCCCCGGTGCGGCGGACGCGGTGCGCCGCACCGACACCTTCCCGCACGTCGCCGACATCATGGTCAACTCGATGTACGACGAGGCCACCGGGCGGGTGCACGCCTTCGAGGAACAGATCGGCTCGCACGGCGGACTGGGCGGCCGGCAGTCCCGGCCCTTCCTGCTGTGGCCCGCGGACCTGTCGGCCCCGGTCGCCCCGGGCACGGAACTGGTGGGGGCCGAGCAGGTGCACGAGGTGCTGCGGCGCTGGCTGCGGGAGTGCTCCGGGCCCCAGGTCCCGATCGTGCGATCCGGCCCGGCGGACGAGGCCGACGGCACGGTCGAGGCGGCCGGCTGA
- a CDS encoding rod shape-determining protein → MRSLHHGRRPDRPAGHGYRGVTRGLAIDLGSSRTRAWMPGHGVITDARSDFGTGAGAGHGHPVRRGRIVDFESCGRMLGRIADMALGEDRTGAVIVLSHPVLAGAGHRAAAKELVAALGPVDVIALDSARAAAAYAGPGDGGPLLVVDIGAELTETTLLVDGRVRDARQAESGLSDLAPSQPAAPVVRTVLDMVTEMWKQDRHGAVLGALRRGPLLTGGGAARRDVTDAIAARLGVPVRPADDPATTVVRGAGMVLSSVLRHAGAVPALPGRPR, encoded by the coding sequence ATGCGTTCTCTGCACCACGGACGCCGGCCCGACCGGCCCGCCGGCCACGGGTACCGGGGCGTCACCCGTGGCCTCGCCATCGATCTCGGCAGTTCCCGCACCCGGGCCTGGATGCCCGGACACGGCGTCATCACCGACGCCCGCAGCGACTTCGGGACCGGCGCCGGGGCCGGGCACGGCCACCCGGTCCGGCGTGGCCGCATCGTCGACTTCGAGTCCTGCGGCCGGATGCTCGGCCGCATCGCCGACATGGCCCTGGGCGAGGACCGCACGGGTGCCGTGATCGTCCTCAGCCATCCGGTCCTCGCCGGGGCCGGGCACCGCGCCGCGGCGAAGGAACTGGTCGCCGCGCTCGGACCGGTGGACGTCATCGCGCTGGACAGCGCGCGGGCCGCCGCCGCGTACGCCGGCCCGGGGGACGGCGGTCCGCTGCTCGTCGTCGACATCGGCGCCGAACTCACCGAGACGACCCTGCTCGTCGACGGCCGGGTCCGTGACGCCCGCCAGGCCGAATCGGGGCTGAGCGACCTCGCCCCGTCCCAGCCCGCCGCCCCCGTCGTCCGCACCGTCCTGGACATGGTCACGGAGATGTGGAAGCAGGACCGGCACGGCGCCGTCCTGGGCGCCCTGCGCAGGGGCCCGTTGCTCACCGGCGGCGGCGCGGCCCGACGGGACGTCACCGACGCGATAGCGGCCCGGCTCGGGGTGCCGGTGCGCCCCGCCGACGACCCGGCGACCACGGTCGTACGGGGCGCGGGAATGGTCCTCAGCTCCGTGCTCCGCCACGCGGGCGCGGTACCCGCCCTGCCCGGCCGACCGAGGTGA
- a CDS encoding aminotransferase class I/II-fold pyridoxal phosphate-dependent enzyme, producing MARQQTGRAGRGHRGVREDRGPVRYGPPAHDPGLPVLPELAEVLAAAAGRAGPEPAGGGDALREAAVGYWRRRGLRGGPEHVAAAPGAPALLLALIAAYGGDVLMPRPCPASWIPQARLLGRPAYHVPTPAECGGVPDPYALLETVRRVRAEGGRPRLLLISVVDDPTATVAPPELVREACEAAVAEGLHVVSDETWRDTLHRPRETVLLSPAEMCPDDVTVVCDLAGALTPSGWPVAVARFPDTGRAAVRHARTLDVLTALGALVAGPVAAAAAHALHEPEAVTDRIRRAAALQARIAAAAHRAVLSAGALARPPQAGRHLYADLGPLRSRLADRGVTDSLELEEYLTERLGTPTPGGHRFGDELGALRVRLGTGTLLGATPEQQTESLTAVAPLELPHVARALSIFAAALDELR from the coding sequence ATGGCGCGGCAGCAGACCGGACGGGCGGGGCGCGGGCACCGGGGCGTACGGGAGGACCGGGGGCCCGTCCGCTACGGACCGCCCGCCCACGACCCCGGACTCCCGGTCCTGCCCGAGCTGGCCGAGGTGCTCGCCGCCGCGGCGGGCCGCGCCGGGCCCGAACCGGCCGGCGGCGGCGACGCCCTGCGCGAGGCCGCCGTCGGGTACTGGCGGCGGCGCGGACTGCGCGGCGGCCCGGAACACGTCGCCGCGGCCCCGGGTGCCCCGGCGCTGCTGCTCGCCCTGATCGCGGCGTACGGCGGCGACGTGCTCATGCCGCGCCCCTGCCCGGCCTCCTGGATCCCGCAGGCCCGGCTGCTGGGCAGGCCCGCCTACCACGTGCCGACCCCGGCGGAATGCGGCGGGGTGCCCGACCCGTACGCGCTGTTGGAGACCGTGCGCAGGGTGCGCGCCGAGGGCGGCAGGCCCCGGCTGCTGCTGATCTCCGTCGTCGACGACCCGACCGCCACCGTCGCCCCGCCGGAACTGGTCCGCGAGGCGTGCGAGGCGGCGGTCGCCGAGGGGCTGCACGTCGTCAGCGACGAGACCTGGCGCGACACCCTGCACCGGCCGCGCGAGACGGTCCTGCTCAGCCCGGCCGAGATGTGCCCCGACGACGTCACGGTCGTCTGCGACCTGGCCGGCGCGCTGACCCCGTCCGGCTGGCCGGTCGCGGTCGCGCGGTTCCCGGACACCGGACGGGCCGCGGTGCGCCACGCCCGTACGCTCGACGTCCTCACCGCGCTCGGCGCGCTCGTCGCGGGGCCGGTCGCCGCGGCCGCCGCCCACGCGCTGCACGAACCGGAAGCCGTCACGGACCGGATCCGCCGGGCCGCCGCCCTCCAGGCGCGGATCGCCGCGGCGGCCCACCGGGCGGTCCTCTCGGCGGGCGCGCTGGCCAGGCCCCCGCAGGCGGGCCGCCACCTCTACGCGGACCTCGGGCCGCTCAGGTCCCGGCTGGCCGACCGCGGCGTCACCGACTCGCTGGAGCTGGAGGAGTACCTGACGGAACGCCTCGGCACGCCGACGCCGGGCGGGCACCGGTTCGGCGACGAGCTGGGGGCGCTGCGCGTACGGCTGGGGACCGGGACGCTGCTGGGCGCGACGCCGGAGCAGCAGACGGAGTCCCTCACCGCTGTGGCGCCCCTGGAATTGCCGCACGTGGCCCGAGCCCTGAGCATTTTCGCAGCGGCCCTCGACGAACTGCGATGA
- a CDS encoding MBL fold metallo-hydrolase, giving the protein MPVEVTWWGHATCTIEDSGVRVLTDPLFVRRFAHLRRRRGELPGPEAAVADAVLVSHLHSDHLHLPSLARLAPGTRLVVPVGASRSVPGLRGLCSERGLLVTEVAAGEEVRVGAVRVRAVPALHDGRRLPVGPHRSPALGYVVEGGARTYFAGDTGLFDDMAEAVGPVDVALLPVGGWGPYLGPGHLDAGRAAQALTRLAPRSAVPVHYGTYWPIGMDGVRPHEFHAPGDEFARKAALLAPEVAVHRLSHGERVRPEAAG; this is encoded by the coding sequence GTGCCGGTGGAAGTCACCTGGTGGGGTCATGCCACCTGCACGATCGAGGACTCCGGGGTCCGGGTGCTGACCGATCCCCTCTTCGTACGGCGCTTCGCGCATCTGCGGCGCCGGCGCGGCGAGCTGCCCGGCCCCGAGGCCGCGGTCGCCGATGCCGTGCTCGTCTCGCACCTGCACTCCGACCACCTGCACCTGCCGTCCCTGGCCCGGCTCGCCCCCGGCACCCGGCTGGTGGTGCCGGTGGGCGCGTCGCGTTCCGTGCCGGGGCTGCGGGGGCTGTGCTCGGAGCGCGGGCTGCTGGTCACCGAGGTGGCGGCGGGCGAGGAGGTGCGCGTCGGCGCGGTGCGGGTGCGGGCGGTCCCGGCCCTGCACGACGGCAGGCGGCTGCCCGTGGGGCCGCACCGCTCCCCCGCGCTGGGCTATGTGGTCGAGGGCGGGGCCCGGACGTATTTCGCGGGTGACACGGGGCTCTTCGACGACATGGCGGAGGCGGTCGGGCCGGTGGACGTCGCCCTGCTGCCGGTGGGCGGCTGGGGCCCGTACCTGGGCCCCGGCCATCTGGACGCGGGGCGGGCGGCGCAGGCGCTGACCCGGCTGGCGCCGCGCTCGGCCGTGCCGGTGCACTACGGCACGTACTGGCCGATCGGCATGGACGGGGTCCGGCCGCACGAGTTCCACGCGCCGGGCGACGAGTTCGCCCGCAAGGCGGCGCTGCTGGCGCCGGAGGTGGCGGTGCACCGGCTGTCCCACGGCGAGCGGGTGCGACCGGAGGCCGCCGGGTGA